A region from the Gammaproteobacteria bacterium genome encodes:
- a CDS encoding SulP family inorganic anion transporter, which yields MFKLGCASRVCVKNELLSGLTVALALVPEAVAFAFVAGVEPLVGLYAAFMVGLLAALFGGRPGMISGATGAMAVVMVALVAEHGVQYLFAAVVLTGLLQMSAGALRLGKFIRIVPYPVMLGFVNGLAIVIFLSQLQHFQSADGSWLSGSSLAIFSGLVLLTMAIIHWLPKLTTAVPAALAAIVVVTITVIGFDIPTNTVGDLARIEGGFPSFNIPDVPFNLDTLMIILPYSVILAAVGLIESLLTLTLIDDVTNTRGRGNRECMGQGIANTVTGFFGGMGGCAMIGQSMINVNSGGRQRLSGVSAALFLLCFILFASALIEIIPMAALVGVMFIVVIATFEWSSLRIFKKIPRTDAFVLVLVSAVTVFTDLAVAVVVGVIVSALAFAWEHAKHINVKGYDDAKGTRVYELNGPLFFGSVKSFMELFNPENDPKDVVIDFSNSRVADHSAIEAIDNLAEKYLQAGKSLHLKHLSPECRLLLRKAGDLVEVNVMEDPRYFVVNDQLA from the coding sequence ATGTTCAAATTAGGTTGCGCAAGCCGGGTGTGTGTGAAAAACGAACTTTTGTCGGGGCTGACGGTGGCATTGGCATTGGTGCCGGAAGCGGTGGCGTTTGCCTTTGTGGCAGGGGTGGAGCCGCTGGTTGGTTTGTATGCTGCCTTTATGGTGGGGTTGCTGGCTGCCTTGTTCGGTGGGCGTCCGGGTATGATTTCCGGGGCTACCGGTGCCATGGCCGTGGTGATGGTTGCTTTGGTGGCAGAACACGGAGTGCAGTATTTGTTTGCCGCAGTGGTTTTGACCGGTTTATTGCAAATGTCCGCTGGAGCACTGCGCCTGGGTAAGTTCATCCGTATCGTACCGTATCCGGTGATGCTGGGTTTCGTTAATGGCCTGGCTATTGTTATTTTTCTGTCCCAGTTACAACATTTTCAAAGTGCTGATGGCAGTTGGTTGAGTGGGTCGTCGTTAGCCATATTTTCAGGGTTAGTGCTATTAACAATGGCCATCATACATTGGCTGCCAAAGCTGACCACGGCAGTACCGGCGGCACTGGCCGCCATTGTGGTTGTCACCATAACAGTTATCGGTTTTGATATCCCTACCAACACGGTAGGTGATTTGGCTCGCATTGAAGGAGGGTTTCCCAGCTTCAATATTCCCGATGTGCCCTTTAATTTAGATACCCTGATGATCATTTTACCGTATTCCGTGATTTTGGCGGCTGTGGGTTTAATCGAATCGCTACTGACACTGACATTAATTGATGATGTCACCAATACCCGCGGTCGCGGAAACCGCGAATGCATGGGGCAGGGTATTGCCAACACGGTTACCGGTTTTTTTGGCGGCATGGGCGGTTGCGCCATGATTGGTCAGAGTATGATTAATGTTAACTCCGGTGGTCGTCAGCGCTTATCAGGCGTCTCAGCCGCGCTATTCTTGTTGTGCTTTATTTTGTTTGCGTCGGCTTTAATCGAAATTATTCCCATGGCTGCCTTAGTGGGGGTGATGTTTATTGTGGTGATTGCCACTTTTGAATGGTCCAGCTTGCGTATTTTTAAGAAAATTCCCCGTACCGACGCTTTTGTTCTGGTCCTGGTATCAGCGGTGACCGTGTTTACCGATCTGGCCGTGGCGGTGGTAGTTGGGGTGATTGTGTCGGCTTTAGCTTTTGCGTGGGAGCACGCCAAACACATCAATGTTAAGGGCTATGATGACGCAAAAGGTACTCGGGTCTACGAATTGAATGGTCCCTTGTTTTTCGGTTCTGTGAAAAGTTTTATGGAGCTGTTTAATCCCGAAAATGACCCGAAAGATGTAGTTATCGATTTCAGCAATTCGCGCGTGGCTGACCACTCTGCCATTGAAGCCATAGATAATCTGGCGGAAAAATACCTACAAGCCGGGAAATCGCTGCATTTAAAACATCTAAGTCCAGAGTGTCGTCTATTATTGAGGAAAGCGGGTGATCTCGTGGAGGTTAATGTGATGGAAGATCCGCGTTACTTTGTGGTAAACGATCAATTGGCCTAA